In Mycolicibacterium alvei, a single window of DNA contains:
- a CDS encoding PaaI family thioesterase, whose protein sequence is MTDERPSVFEQHGGFPVFEPADPGPGFARFLTAMRRAQDLAVSVNPASDTWDDAADRVEELVKLLGPYEAAEGVGPANRVPSLPGVGSLLMPPFTMSKFEPEGVELKVEFSRFHVGGNYAVHGGVLPLLFDSVFGMVIHAAGRPISRTAFLHVDYRKVTPIDTVLTARGWVREAEGRKAFVNAELRDPDENLLAEANGLMIRLLPGQP, encoded by the coding sequence GTGACCGACGAGCGCCCATCGGTTTTTGAGCAGCACGGTGGATTCCCGGTTTTCGAACCGGCCGATCCCGGACCGGGTTTCGCGCGTTTCCTGACCGCGATGCGTCGGGCACAGGACCTGGCCGTGTCGGTCAATCCGGCCAGCGACACCTGGGACGACGCGGCTGACCGGGTGGAAGAACTCGTCAAACTGCTCGGCCCGTACGAGGCTGCCGAGGGTGTCGGGCCGGCCAACCGGGTGCCATCCCTGCCGGGGGTGGGCAGCCTGCTGATGCCGCCGTTCACCATGTCGAAATTCGAGCCCGAGGGCGTCGAATTGAAGGTCGAGTTCAGCCGATTCCACGTCGGCGGCAACTACGCGGTGCACGGCGGTGTGCTGCCACTGCTGTTCGACTCGGTGTTCGGCATGGTGATCCATGCGGCGGGCCGACCGATCAGCCGTACGGCTTTCCTGCATGTGGACTACCGCAAGGTGACGCCGATCGACACGGTGCTGACCGCCCGCGGTTGGGTGCGTGAGGCGGAGGGGCGCAAGGCATTTGTGAACGCCGAACTGCGTGACCCCGACGAGAATCTGCTGGCCGAGGCCAACGGCCTGATGATCAGATTGCTGCCGGGCCAGCCCTGA